From one Nonomuraea polychroma genomic stretch:
- a CDS encoding amidohydrolase family protein, with amino-acid sequence MDRIDAHHHVWDLSVRPHTWLDPEPMAPVRRTFTLDDLAAPAAAAGVTRTVLVQVLSDLDETREFLDLAARSDLVAGVVGWIDLTAADAADTLAALPAGLVGVRHGVQSEPDPAWLNRPDVRRGLAAVEAAGLAYDLLTLPHQLPAAIDTVRAMPGLTFVLDHLSKPPIAAGELEPWRTRIKELAAHPNVFCKLSGMVTEADWAAWRVSDLRPYVEVVLEAFGPDRVMFGSDWPVCLLAAEYAQVAQVADELCAGLSKGERDEVFAGTARRAYGLHQETRKVVW; translated from the coding sequence ATGGACCGCATCGACGCACACCACCACGTCTGGGACCTCTCCGTCCGCCCCCACACCTGGCTGGACCCGGAGCCGATGGCGCCGGTCCGGCGCACGTTCACGCTCGACGACCTGGCCGCGCCCGCCGCCGCGGCCGGGGTGACCCGCACCGTGCTCGTCCAGGTGCTGTCCGACCTGGACGAGACGCGCGAGTTCCTGGATCTCGCCGCCCGCTCCGACCTCGTCGCGGGCGTGGTCGGCTGGATCGACCTCACCGCGGCCGACGCCGCCGACACGCTGGCCGCCCTGCCCGCCGGGCTGGTGGGCGTGCGCCACGGCGTGCAGTCCGAGCCCGACCCCGCCTGGCTCAACCGGCCCGACGTGCGGCGGGGGCTCGCCGCGGTGGAGGCCGCCGGGCTGGCCTACGACCTGCTGACGCTTCCGCACCAGTTGCCGGCCGCCATCGACACGGTGCGGGCCATGCCGGGGCTGACGTTCGTGCTCGACCACCTGTCCAAGCCGCCGATCGCGGCCGGCGAGCTGGAGCCGTGGCGCACCCGGATCAAGGAGCTGGCCGCGCACCCGAACGTCTTCTGCAAGCTGTCCGGCATGGTCACCGAGGCCGACTGGGCGGCCTGGCGGGTGTCCGACCTGCGGCCGTACGTGGAGGTCGTGCTGGAGGCGTTCGGGCCGGATCGGGTGATGTTCGGCTCCGACTGGCCGGTGTGCCTGCTCGCGGCCGAATACGCGCAGGTGGCGCAGGTCGCGGACGAGTTGTGCGCGGGACTGTCGAAGGGCGAGCGCGACGAGGTGTTCGCCGGCACGGCCAGACGCGCGTACGGCCTGCATCAGGAGACGCGGAAGGTCGTGTGGTAG
- a CDS encoding glycoside hydrolase family 95 protein: MINDGYTRRGVLATGLGAAAGTLLTSGVPARAAATDGNPLTLWYTRPAAAWLEALPVGCGRLGAMVFGGVATERFQLNEDSIWAGGPHTYDSPEALAALPEIRRLVWEDKWQAAQNLADRTFLGRPSEQAPYQVLGDLTLTFPGSAEFTEYRRQLDLTRAVTSVTYVRDGVRHTREVFASNPDQVIVVRLAADKPGSVTFQAAFSSPQSSGVAAAGQDTIALDGVSGDTQGLKGEVRFRALAKAQAKGGTVRADGGTLAVEGADEVTLLISMGSSYRSYKDVGGDPAEVAERHLVRASGQPYEVLRRKHVHDYQRLFGRVEIDLGTSEAVALPTDERIARRRLDADPQLAALYFQYGRYLLISCSRSPGYAANLQGIWNDSLTPAWESKYTININCEMNYWPAGPANIIECMDPLFDLIKDLSETGAKTARTQYGAGGWVAHHNTDGWRGTAPVDFAFYGVWPTGGAWLCLTLWEHYLYTGDERRLREHFPLIKGSVRFFLETLQTDPRTGYLVTNPSHSPEVGHHEDGGENVSICAGPTMDMQILRDLFEAFASASEALGQDPEMREQVLEARSRLVPNQIGHLGQIQEWQEDYRGDAALSRSRHISHLWGLFPGHQIDPRLSPELAAAARRTLQLRGEAGAGWSLAWKINFWARLLDAAEAYKRLSNLLVPARTAPNMFDLHPPFQIDGNFGGTSGITEMLLQSHADQVHVLPALPAAWPSGSFRGLRARGGFEVSLEWAGRVLTRGRIRSDLGRRLTLRTSKPVTVMLDGRPVKAERPEPTVLVLDTRRHAVYDITPSP; encoded by the coding sequence ATGATCAATGATGGCTACACACGACGTGGCGTGCTGGCGACCGGGTTAGGCGCCGCCGCCGGAACCCTGCTGACGAGCGGCGTCCCCGCACGTGCCGCCGCCACCGACGGCAACCCCCTGACCCTCTGGTACACACGCCCCGCCGCGGCCTGGCTGGAGGCGCTGCCGGTCGGCTGCGGGCGGCTCGGCGCCATGGTGTTCGGCGGCGTGGCCACCGAGCGGTTCCAGCTCAACGAGGACAGCATCTGGGCCGGCGGGCCGCACACCTACGACAGTCCCGAGGCGCTGGCCGCGCTCCCCGAGATCAGGCGGCTGGTCTGGGAGGACAAGTGGCAGGCGGCGCAGAACCTGGCCGACCGGACGTTCCTCGGCAGGCCCAGCGAGCAGGCGCCGTACCAGGTGCTCGGCGACCTCACCCTGACGTTCCCCGGCTCGGCCGAGTTCACGGAGTACCGCCGCCAGCTGGACCTGACGCGGGCGGTCACCAGCGTGACGTACGTCCGCGACGGCGTGCGCCACACGCGTGAGGTCTTCGCCAGCAACCCCGACCAGGTCATCGTCGTCCGGCTGGCGGCCGACAAGCCCGGCTCCGTGACCTTCCAGGCGGCCTTCTCCAGCCCGCAGTCCTCCGGCGTCGCGGCCGCCGGGCAGGACACGATCGCCCTCGACGGGGTCAGCGGGGACACTCAGGGGCTCAAGGGCGAGGTGCGTTTCCGCGCCCTGGCGAAGGCGCAGGCGAAGGGCGGCACGGTCCGGGCCGACGGCGGCACGCTGGCCGTCGAGGGCGCCGACGAGGTCACGCTGCTGATCTCCATGGGGTCCAGTTACCGCAGTTACAAGGACGTCGGCGGTGACCCCGCCGAGGTGGCGGAGCGGCATCTCGTGCGGGCGAGCGGGCAGCCGTACGAGGTGCTGCGGCGTAAGCACGTACACGACTATCAGCGGCTCTTCGGCCGCGTCGAGATCGACCTCGGCACCTCGGAGGCGGTGGCGCTGCCGACCGACGAGCGCATCGCGCGCCGGCGACTCGACGCCGACCCGCAGCTGGCGGCCCTGTACTTCCAGTACGGCCGGTATCTGCTGATCTCCTGCTCCCGCTCCCCCGGCTACGCCGCCAACCTGCAGGGCATCTGGAACGACTCCCTCACCCCCGCCTGGGAGTCGAAGTACACCATCAACATCAACTGCGAGATGAACTACTGGCCGGCCGGCCCGGCCAACATCATCGAGTGCATGGACCCGCTGTTCGACCTGATCAAGGATCTGTCGGAGACGGGGGCCAAGACGGCGCGGACGCAGTACGGCGCGGGCGGATGGGTGGCGCACCACAACACCGACGGCTGGCGTGGCACGGCCCCCGTGGACTTCGCCTTCTACGGCGTGTGGCCCACCGGCGGCGCCTGGTTGTGCCTGACCTTGTGGGAGCACTACCTCTACACCGGGGACGAGCGACGGCTGCGCGAGCACTTCCCGCTGATCAAGGGCTCGGTGCGGTTCTTCCTCGAGACACTGCAGACCGACCCCAGGACCGGCTACCTCGTCACCAACCCGTCGCACTCGCCCGAGGTGGGGCACCATGAGGACGGCGGCGAGAACGTCAGCATCTGCGCGGGGCCGACCATGGACATGCAGATCCTGCGTGACCTGTTCGAGGCCTTCGCCTCCGCGTCGGAGGCGCTGGGGCAAGACCCGGAGATGCGGGAGCAGGTGCTGGAAGCACGCTCCCGGCTCGTGCCGAACCAGATCGGGCACCTCGGGCAGATCCAGGAGTGGCAGGAGGACTACCGGGGAGACGCGGCGCTGTCGCGCAGCCGGCACATCTCCCACCTGTGGGGGCTGTTTCCCGGGCACCAGATCGACCCGCGTCTGTCGCCGGAGCTGGCCGCGGCCGCGCGCCGGACCTTGCAGCTGCGCGGGGAGGCGGGGGCCGGGTGGTCACTCGCCTGGAAGATCAACTTCTGGGCTCGGTTGCTGGACGCGGCGGAGGCCTACAAACGGCTGAGCAACCTGCTGGTGCCTGCCCGGACCGCGCCGAACATGTTCGACCTGCATCCCCCTTTCCAGATCGACGGCAACTTCGGCGGCACGTCGGGGATCACGGAGATGTTGCTGCAGAGCCACGCCGACCAGGTGCATGTGCTGCCCGCCCTGCCCGCCGCCTGGCCTTCCGGGTCGTTCCGGGGGTTGCGGGCGCGGGGCGGCTTCGAGGTGTCCCTGGAGTGGGCCGGCAGGGTGCTGACGCGCGGCCGGATCCGCTCGGACCTGGGCCGCCGGCTGACCCTGCGCACCTCGAAGCCGGTCACGGTGATGCTGGACGGCCGCCCGGTCAAGGCCGAGCGACCGGAGCCCACCGTGCTCGTCCTCGACACCCGCCGCCACGCCGTCTACGACATCACGCCGTCGCCCTGA
- a CDS encoding FCD domain-containing protein — MAGLGREDDKRLVLSAEELSALRAQAKEPGGGLALRSRIVLACADGLPRKEIATRLAVSPATVAKWRARFVERGLDGLSDAPRPGRPRSPEREEAERVIAAAAGGAAVPSTRTMARQLGLSQSTVARIWQEQQVAPPADRLLPRELLSDRVYALLRGWIVSGELVPGQRLVEAEIARRVGTSQAPAREAIKRLAHEGLVISYPNRGSYVAEISDEQAREVREIRVLLEEYAARGAAARIQADTLRQLSADVLAMRKAAKDGDIGAFRDADLAFHRRVCAACGNSFLLRLWRTIESNLWSLHVVGNPLYAGDWTAMAGHHDDLVAALASGDPDEAARLFAAHARGEASRTRPRARADATSRRHH; from the coding sequence GTGGCAGGACTCGGACGCGAGGACGACAAGCGGCTGGTGCTGAGCGCGGAGGAGCTGTCCGCGCTGCGGGCGCAGGCGAAGGAGCCGGGCGGCGGGCTGGCGCTGCGCAGCCGCATCGTGCTGGCCTGCGCCGACGGGCTGCCGCGCAAGGAGATCGCGACGCGGCTGGCGGTGAGCCCGGCGACCGTCGCCAAGTGGCGGGCCAGGTTCGTGGAGCGGGGTCTGGACGGGCTGTCGGACGCGCCGCGGCCCGGGCGGCCGCGCAGCCCCGAGCGGGAGGAGGCCGAGCGCGTGATCGCCGCGGCGGCCGGCGGCGCCGCCGTGCCGTCCACCCGGACCATGGCCAGGCAGCTCGGGCTGTCGCAGTCCACGGTCGCGCGCATCTGGCAGGAGCAGCAGGTCGCGCCGCCCGCCGACCGGCTGCTGCCCAGGGAGCTGCTGTCCGACCGGGTCTATGCGCTGCTGCGCGGCTGGATCGTGTCGGGGGAGCTCGTGCCGGGACAGCGGCTCGTGGAGGCCGAGATCGCGCGGCGGGTCGGCACCAGCCAGGCCCCTGCCCGGGAGGCCATCAAGCGGCTGGCACACGAAGGCCTGGTCATCTCCTATCCCAACCGGGGGAGCTACGTCGCGGAGATCTCCGACGAGCAGGCCAGGGAGGTGCGCGAGATCCGGGTGCTGCTGGAGGAGTACGCCGCCCGGGGCGCGGCCGCCCGCATCCAGGCCGACACGTTGCGGCAGCTCTCGGCCGACGTGCTGGCCATGCGGAAGGCGGCCAAGGACGGTGACATCGGGGCGTTCAGGGACGCGGACCTGGCGTTTCATCGGCGGGTGTGCGCCGCGTGCGGCAACTCCTTCCTGCTGAGGTTGTGGCGGACGATCGAGTCGAACCTGTGGAGCCTGCACGTGGTGGGCAACCCGCTGTACGCCGGGGACTGGACGGCGATGGCGGGGCACCACGACGACCTGGTGGCGGCTCTGGCGTCGGGCGACCCCGACGAGGCCGCCCGCCTGTTCGCCGCCCACGCCCGCGGCGAGGCCTCCCGCACCCGGCCCCGCGCCCGCGCCGACGCGACGAGCCGGCGCCACCACTAG